Genomic window (Flavobacteriales bacterium):
CCGCCTTCGGTATTCCTCCGTCGCCGTTGCGATGGGGCCAGCCTGCATAGCGCACCATTCATGCACGCTACGTACATCGTCTTGATGTACGGCGATCACCACCGGATGCTGTTCGGCAGCAACACCGATCATTTGGAGGAGCACTTGCCGGCCGAGGTCCGCTTCCCGTTCCAGTTCACTTCCGTCGTGGACCGGTCGGCGGAAGAGCAGGGCACGTGAGGCATATTGCCAAGCGAAGGCCGATACGTAGCGCGCTTTGGCAAAGAAGCTCCGGCCAAAGCGTTCCGCCTGCGGAAGATGACCGACCTCATGCGCAAGGTGTACAAGCCATTTCCACAAGGACCGCAAGGATCCATCACCGAGGCCGTATGGCTCGGACCAGATCCGGGTGAACCAGATGGTGCGGCCCACGGTGATCGCGCCGCCGCGATGGTAACTGTACCACGGCGCATGGAGCCAATTGGAGCGTGAAGGCCGGATGCGGACCGCGTGCAGCAGTTCTTCATCCACACCGGTAACGGCATGCAGAAGCACTATGGCGGCTTCATTCAATGAGCCGTCCTCGCACACGGGACCGGGCATGCTCAGACCATCTTAACGCCGTACAACTTGCACAGCCAGGCCAATTGGCCGCTGTGCCCGCCCTCGTGGCGGATCGCATGGGTGATCACATCGCGGACCGTGGTGCCGATGGCGAGTTTGGTGGGGTTCGGCGCATTCAATTGATCCTCGTTCAAGGTGGCAATATGGGCAATGGCCTTCTGATGCACGGACTTGAAGGTCTCCCACACCTCCTCATAGGTCGGGCATTCTTCAGGTGGAAGGCCGGGCGCGCCCAAGGTGAAATGCTTTGCCCACCAGAATTTTTCGAAAGGGCCGCCTGCTGCGGCGAGCAGGAGACCGTTCTGCGAGGTGGCCATGTGCGCTACCAACCAGAACACCGTGTTCAGTTCTTTGCCGTCACAATCGAAGCGACGGTGCGGATCCTGGCTTTTCAGTCCACTGAGGTAGTACCGCGTCCATTCGCGAGTGCGGTCCATCATGTGGCTGAGTACTTGGGCTTCGGTCGGCATGGGGAGTTGGAGTTGGGGTGCAAAGGAAGCGTATGGAAGAAGGATGAGTGTTTGTCTCTTTACTTTCGCAACCATGGCCGGTAGCAACTTCGGAAAGGCATTTCAGCTTGTAAGCTTCGGTGAAAGCCACGGCGCGGCCATCGGTGGCGTGGTGGAAGGTTGCCCCGCTGGGCTGAAGTTGGACCTCGAAGCCATACAACAAGAGTTGGACCGCCGACGCCCCGGCAGCACGCCCTTGGGCACCGCGCGCAACGAAGAGGACCAAGTGGAATTCCTCAGTGGTATTCTGGACGGCGTGACGTTGGGGACGCCCATCGGCTTCATCATCCGCAACAAGGACGCGAAAAGCGGGGACTACGATCACCTGAAAGACACCTACCGCCCCGGTCATGCCGACCTGACCTGGGAACAGAAGTTCGGTATCCGCGACCATCGCGGGGGCGGAAGAGCCAGCGCGCGGGAAACGGCCGTGCGCGTGGCGGCTGGCGCGATCGCGCGGCAGTTGTTGGCCACGGCCGGGGTCAGCGTGCAGGGCTGGGTGAGCCAAGTGGGGGAGGTGCGGCTCACGAAGCCTTCTGCTGAACTCGCGCTGGAGAACACCTACGCGAGCGATGTCCGCTGTCCGGATCCGGAAACGGCAAAGCGCATGACGGCCTTGATCGAGCAGGTGAGGGGCGAAGGCGATACGTTGGGCGGCCGCATCACCTGCGTGGCGCGAGGTGTTCCTGCCGGGCTGGGAGAACCCGTTTTCGACAAGCTCCACGCTGATCTCGGCAAGGCCATGTTCAGCATCAACGCCGTGAAGGGTGTGCAGTTCGGCAGTGGCTTCGATTCCATCGCAATGCGCGGCTCGCAGCACAACGACGCCTACGTTGCCAAGGGATCAAGTATCGGCACAGCCACCAACTGGAGCGGTGGCATGCAGGGCGGCATAAGCAATGGCGAGGACATCCTGTTCGACATCGCCTTCAAGCCGGTGAGCACCCTGATGCGCGATCAAGCCAGCGTGGACCGCCAAGGCAACGCGGTGATCTTGGAGGGAAAAGGGAGGCACGATCCCTGTGTGGTCCCACGTGCCGTGCCCATCGTGGAGGCCATGGCCTGCTTGGTATTAGCGGACCACCTGCTACGTCAGCGATTGGCAAGGCTGTAGGCTACCATTCCACGCAATGCGGGAACTTCTGCTGAGATCAAAGGTCCAATTCGGACGGTATTCGACCGAAGGTCGCATCTGCGTCGATCTGCGGTTTCCTCATTTCAACGGAAACCTCCAAGGCGACTATCCGCGGTCTCATTTCATCTCCGCCTCCCG
Coding sequences:
- a CDS encoding DinB family protein; amino-acid sequence: MPTEAQVLSHMMDRTREWTRYYLSGLKSQDPHRRFDCDGKELNTVFWLVAHMATSQNGLLLAAAGGPFEKFWWAKHFTLGAPGLPPEECPTYEEVWETFKSVHQKAIAHIATLNEDQLNAPNPTKLAIGTTVRDVITHAIRHEGGHSGQLAWLCKLYGVKMV
- the aroC gene encoding chorismate synthase, which gives rise to MAGSNFGKAFQLVSFGESHGAAIGGVVEGCPAGLKLDLEAIQQELDRRRPGSTPLGTARNEEDQVEFLSGILDGVTLGTPIGFIIRNKDAKSGDYDHLKDTYRPGHADLTWEQKFGIRDHRGGGRASARETAVRVAAGAIARQLLATAGVSVQGWVSQVGEVRLTKPSAELALENTYASDVRCPDPETAKRMTALIEQVRGEGDTLGGRITCVARGVPAGLGEPVFDKLHADLGKAMFSINAVKGVQFGSGFDSIAMRGSQHNDAYVAKGSSIGTATNWSGGMQGGISNGEDILFDIAFKPVSTLMRDQASVDRQGNAVILEGKGRHDPCVVPRAVPIVEAMACLVLADHLLRQRLARL